Proteins encoded in a region of the Populus nigra chromosome 3, ddPopNigr1.1, whole genome shotgun sequence genome:
- the LOC133688447 gene encoding transcription repressor OFP13-like, which yields MGKKMKLPFLSKINTNTDQSKRPLWPWPTYCHQPRTLSFSFRTSDGMFKTINSAFLDATTNDVVDSTPESWFTNSCESASFSTASDDQSGAVDPIETVIRGLRSERLFFEPGETNSILEEAKACDEFPFKETVVLSMESQDPYLDFKKSMEEMVEAHGLTDWEGLEELLSCYLKVNGESNHGYIVSAFVDLLVGLAFASSSSSSSSIISTSTTQHHHDFCSSSHHSPSSPLSFYTSSTSDDDSSSTPCCVSSLENGADIISPCLTSLEAENG from the coding sequence ATGGGCAAGAAAATGAAGCTCCCTTTTCTCTCCAAGATCAATACAAACACAGATCAATCAAAAAGGCCTTTATGGCCTTGGCCTACTTATTGTCACCAACCAAGAACCCTCTCTTTTAGTTTTAGAACAAGTGATGGCATGTTCAAGACCATCAACTCAGCTTTCTTAGATGCTACTACCAATGATGTGGTGGACAGCACACCTGAGTCATGGTTCACCAACTCTTGTGAATCAGCTAGCTTCTCAACAGCATCAGATGATCAGTCAGGAGCTGTTGACCCTATAGAGACAGTAATCAGAGGTTTAAGGTCAGAGAGGCTGTTCTTTGAACCAGGAGAGACTAATTCAATCTTGGAAGAAGCTAAGGCATGTGATGAGTTTCCATTTAAAGAAACTGTGGTGCTGTCAATGGAATCTCAAGACCCTTATTTGGATTTCAAGAAGTCAATGGAGGAGATGGTTGAGGCTCATGGTTTAACAGACTGGGAAGGTCTTGAAGAGCTTTTGTCTTGCTACTTGAAAGTGAATGGAGAGAGCAATCATGGGTACATCGTTAGTGCTTTTGTAGATTTGCTTGTTGGTCTtgcttttgcttcttcttcttcctcctcttcttctattATTAGTACTAGCACTACTCAACATCATCatgatttttgttcttcttctcaTCATTCTCCTTCTTCTCCTTTGTCTTTTTACACTTCTTCTACATCTGATGATGATTCTTCTTCTACTCCTTGCTGTGTATCCTCATTAGAAAATGGGGCTGATATAATTAGTCCATGTTTAACTTCATTAGAAGCTGAAAATGGG
- the LOC133690205 gene encoding transcription repressor OFP6-like, which translates to MSTNKKRFLLNTVSLNLGCSSCKKPKLSNICQPKPKPKPKLQTPTYQKHKKDLYCSSSSTSSSKITTNQSPNGHENHDTPNTFSPAMDTPPHFFSDTGNNMKCSTAVRGFGRVGGESVAVEKDSDDPYLDFRHSMLQMILEKEIYSKDDLRQLLDCFLQLNSPYYHGVIIRAFTEIWNGVFSMRTDTSSTGSEKQLHYYYGC; encoded by the coding sequence atgtccACTAACAAGAAAAGGTTCCTTCTCAACACAGTCTCACTGAACTTAGGCTGTAGCAGCTGCAAGAAACCAAAACTTTCCAACATATGCCagccaaaaccaaaaccaaaaccaaaactccAAACCCCGActtaccaaaaacacaaaaaagatctCTACTGCTCCTCTTCTTCAACCTCTTCatcaaaaataacaacaaaccaATCTCCAAATGGCCATGAAAATCATGACACCCCGAACACATTTTCTCCAGCAATGGACACACCACCGCATTTCTTCTCCGACACAGGCAACAACATGAAGTGTTCAACAGCTGTACGAGGATTCGGTCGTGTTGGAGGTGAAAGTGTTGCTGTTGAGAAAGATTCTGATGACCCTTATTTGGATTTTAGACACTCAATGTTGCAGATGATATTGGAGAAGGAGATTTACTCGAAAGATGATCTTAGACAGCTTCTTGATTGTTTCTTGCAACTAAATTCGCCTTACTATCATGGGGTTATTATTAGAGCTTTCACTGAGATCTGGAATGGAGTCTTCTCGATGAGGACCGACACCTCTAGTACAGGTTCCGAGAAGCAACTACATTATTACTACGGTTGCTAG
- the LOC133689060 gene encoding putative HVA22-like protein g, producing MVGDFIIRFLVLLFGYAYPAFECFKSVEKNNVDIEEIRFWCQYWIIIALVTVCERIGDIFLSWLPMYGEVKLAFFIYLWHPKTKGTGYIYDTLLKPLVARHETDIERKLQEMKARGWDFAIYYWNNCTELGQTKFFEALQYLARQSGKFTNNNSEKSNGDEPSATSPNELPSLAKNTSKNSKSPPRPPTTPGSSTINREVAGSQKSKRVQVHLNEETESVTAMDTDNSTNLDPNVNEKLHQFRTRLRRSKPTQQ from the exons ATGGTAGGAGATTTCATCATCAGATTTCTTGT ATTGCTTTTTGGATATGCATACCCAGCATTTGAATGTTTCAAATCTGTGGAGAAGAACAACGTGgatattgaagaaattagattctGGTGTCAATATTG GATCATTATTGCACTTGTAACGGTTTGTGAGAGGATAGGAGACATATTTCTTTCATG GTTGCCAATGTATGGTGAAGTGAAGCTGGCATTTTTTATCTACTTATGGCATCCAAAAACAAAG GGAACTGGCTATATCTATGACACCTTGTTGAAGCCTTTGGTAGCAAGGCATGAAACGGATATCGAAAGGAAGTTACAGGAGATGAAGGCTAGAGGTTGGGACTTTGCCATCTACTACTGGAATAACTGCACAGAACTGGGGCAAACAAAATTCTTTGAAGCTCTGCAATACTTGGCGAGACAGTCAGGAAAGTTTACAAACAACAACAGTGAG AAGAGCAATGGCGATGAACCTAGTGCTACGTCTCCAAATGAGTTACCATCATTGGCCAAGAATACAAGCAAGAACTCCAAGTCGCCACCAAGACCACCGACAACGCCTGGCAGCAGCACAATCAACCGAGAAGTTGCAGGATCACAAAAATCCAAACGAGTACAAGTCCATCTCAATGAGGAAACAGAATCTGTTACCGCAATGGACACGGACAACTCAACTAACCTTGATCCTAATGTCAATGAAAAGCTCCACCAATTTCGTACGAGGCTACGAAGATCAAAACCAACTcaacaatga